A DNA window from Aspergillus nidulans FGSC A4 chromosome V contains the following coding sequences:
- a CDS encoding kinetochore-microtubule binding complex subunit SPC105 (transcript_id=CADANIAT00003220) encodes MASRGDSAESTRVRSRRSIAHVPRSRLTAGGDKDNATTEISTSQPLANRRSATGKEKKSRSKSLGPGGLDALQTSNGNRRKSAAVFPLKSILKPTAPVSPIRNIPTFEETRRKTPARGGKEQASSTGLAQGGNLIDLDTHAQKSAVGTDGQTNPFDNFNADTIRDEMAAAREQEEKERRERERKAALEHREARRKSMELTGLQANRRVSFAPEATLHTWNVVEIPEDSTSSSASNSTRRVSALTNTPNQPMHTSKQSDRSSSPDIDAESDIAFSPVQYPDLERLRNQQPIGSYDGASSSQEMLSSPFSGSENSEDTGLHSIARDDGNDEEEEDDDDDESSTASGFDGESTAMSMDDMSIHSGVTTQTDGSESTSGTNRLNEALRQAAREAGTRSFEDENDEEVSMEIADQEITGAFQPWIKKGQRQSFDWEDISARHDQENVDPSKSMNSATSEMASDNGDEDLSMEVTNAIGRIIPNNRQSLGRRRSIAEETNYEEQTMELTNVVGGIAQSVSPAKSADANSEIDNDEEMTMEFTSVVGGVLNRAGSQKVDEDNDTPDHGDNSTYDNPDDMDDGADMEITGAVGEILPRVQEEAEFGDGDQTTGMDFTAAMGKILTPERASPDKVHSQPASSPFQESVRASPAKSPAAFHVAAVASESGSPSLASVRSRPTRQSLSRATPTTPTSITPQEPPAQNSSKTLKQSARAGQPSTPEHPSPFKDEGIRNASPKKIFQPEIQASHSQQKSPGRRSLFGSNAAGESAPLFVLRPPGPRRSSGIGIDREGLGSPKVAAMLDKRRSIGEEAGDFVPRPQGVRFEDPIKLQEEVDREREEEESREDGHIQPPDPTASLKDMISSLTPKKNKLRGRKSLHVGAARGILGKRPAELDLEDEDEGENTPKRLRRREDSPVKNVRLPPPPSKEETVGRARSPARKSMALSPSKVSTTPTQEPRVLALENSAQDASKAASPDVEVPTEGGADDNHEPEFEPIHLQDFLNMTNIHFMELTTTKRRHTTAPDSISKRAARLSLEGDGKSSASNFDDCVAAGFCTVPMLELYQHSCRELKSYISEGRQIIRSIETETYADNPPLFREYMAAAPDIRLLMDNQFRNVKTHTRLLSKATWYEWRMKLLEGLKEGLDRHVEEMKGDDNLLSKHEAILKDAMPALSAKHSSLKEEAAQLQQLADELENCDQDELWNARGKLSDLEEEIAAKRQVLEELQTQIQDKTDTIETGTELKAEVMAQIQEAERVKEECRGWSAKEIRELKDSVHRIEQRTGWSISSASSSETGLAVTMVYRHQLQLKFYPASFYIEGESKDSLSQKENTPIELCYSPEKESGPSHARSLSPIMLLILKSLQNHIATITQSELTSKQLLRFVSKAWDLATKAEEEARMLGFHGVTNLQLSELEKPSLRARCTLLGTVSPPIDSTPLSKSQKRSNENCRIDVDFAVTTCIVARDDGNALGVLDIQTEVIASKVYGFGTDNSKGLSEKEMRSILSKELRGNGKSGVKFGSGVWSKAVQMLEGRVF; translated from the exons ATGGCGTCCAGAGGTGACTCTGCGGAGTCGACCCGTGTGCGCTCTCGCCGCTCTATCGCCCATGTACCCCGATCGAGGTTGACTGCTGGAGGAGACAAAGATAATGCAACGACAGAAATCAGCACTTCCCAGCCACTTGCTAATCGCCGATCGGCAAcgggaaaggagaaaaagtCTCGTAGCAAAAGTCTGGGACCTGGAGGTTTGGACGCGCTTCAGACTTCGAACGGAAACCGACGAAAG TCTGCTGCAGTGTTTCCACTAAAGTCAATCCTCAAACCCACAGCACCTGTATCCCCCATACGGAACATTCCTACATTTGAAGAAACGCGCAGAAAAACACCGGCCCGCGGAGGAAAGGAACAAGCGTCTAGCACCGGCTTAGCGCAAGGAGGAAACTTAATTGATTTGGACACACACGCGCAGAAATCTGCAGTTGGAACGGACGGTCAAACTAATCCATTCGATAATTTCAATGCGGACACCATCCGCGATGAGATGGCTGCTGCAAGGGAacaggaggagaaggaaaggcgcgagagagaaagaaaagcgGCATTGGAGCACAGAGAGGCTCGGCGCAAGTCAATGG AGCTGACTGGTCTTCAAGCCAACCGTCGTGTATCCTTTGCTCCTGAGGCGACACTGCATACCTGGAACGTGGTGGAGATTCCTGAAGACTcgacatcctcttccgcttccaATTCTACTCGACGTGTCTCTGCTCTGACGAATACTCCGAACCAGCCCATGCATACATCAAAACAAAGCGATCGTTCAAGCTCGCCTGATATTGATGCTGAGTCGGAcatcgccttctcgccggtTCAATACCCTGATTTGGAGCGACTCAGGAATCAGCAACCTATTGGTAGCTATGATGGAGCTAGTTCATCCCAGGAAATGCTCTCAAGCCCTTTTAGTGGAAGCGAAAATAGCGAGGATACTGGTTTGCACTCCATCGCTAGGGATGATGGaaatgacgaggaggaggaggacgacgatgatgatgagagtTCTACAGCCTCCGGATTCGACGGGGAAAGCACAGCAATGAGTATGGATGACATGTCCATCCACTCTGGAGTGACAACCCAAACAGATGGGTCAGAATCGACTTCCGGCACCAATCGCCTGAACGAAGCCTTACGGCAAGCTGCTCGGGAGGCGGGAACTAGAAgcttcgaggacgagaacgaTGAGGAAGTATCTATGGAGATCGCTGACCAGGAGATTACTGGCGCCTTTCAGCCTTGGATCAAGAAGGGGCAGAGACAGAGCTTCGATTGGGAAGATATCAGCGCGCGGCATGATCAGGAAAATGTTGACCCCTCCAAGTCCATGAACTCCGCAACTTCGGAGATGGCTAGCGACAATGGTGACGAGGATCTTAGCATGGAAGTGACCAATGCTATTGGGCGGATTATTCCCAACAACCGCCAGAGCCTCGGCCGCCGCAGGTCGATCGCCGAAGAAACGAACTACGAAGAGCAGACAATGGAACTCACTAATGTAGTGGGAGGTATCGCGCAATCCGTTTCTCCTGCAAAGTCAGCAGATGCCAACAGCGAGATTGACAACGACGAGGAAATGACAATGGAATTTACGTCGGTCGTGGGAGGAGTTTTGAATAGAGCCGGATCTCAGAAGGTCGACGAGGATAATGATACACCGGATCACGGAGATAATTCCACGTACGACAACCCAGATGATATGGACGATGGTGCCGATATGGAGATTACGGGAGCGGTGGGTGAAATACTTCCACGTGTCCAGGAGGAAGCGGAGTTCGGGGATGGAGACCAGACCACAGGGATGGATTTCACTGCCGCTATGGGCAAGATATTGACGCCTGAACGCGCGAGCCCAGATAAGGTACACTCGCAGCCTGCCAGCTCTCCTTTCCAAGAGTCTGTCAGAGCATCCCCAGCTAAGTCCCCGGCAGCCTtccatgttgctgctgtcgcctCTGAAAGTGGTAGCCCTAGCTTGGCCAGTGTCAGGTCAAGGCCTACAAGGCAGAGTCTGAGCCGCGCAACCCCCACGACACCAACATCGATAACACCCCAAGAACCACCTGCCCAGAATTCTTCGAAGACCCTAAAACAGTCGGCTCGAGCAGGCCAACCCTCTACTCCAGAACATCCGTCACCTTTTAAGGACGAAGGTATTCGCAATGCATCACCGAAGAAAATATTTCAACCTGAGATTCAGGCTTCCCACAGTCAACAGAAATCTCCAGGTCGCCGAAGCCTTTTTGGCTCGAATGCGGCGGGAGAGTCTGCTCCTTTGTTTGTCCTGCGACCTCCAGGACCCAGGCGCTCCTCGGGCATTGGGATCGACAGGGAAGGACTTGGTTCTCCGAAAGTTGCGGCTATGCTTGACAAACGGCGTTCCattggggaggaggcgggAGACTTTGTTCCAAGGCCGCAAGGGGTGCGGTTTGAAGACCCTATCAAACTCCAAGAAGAGGTTGACCGAGAacgggaggaagaggagagccGCGAGGATGGTCATATCCAGCCTCCAGATCCCACTGCCAGCTTGAAAGACATGATTTCAAGTCTTACACCAAAGAAGAATAAGCTGCGCGGCCGCAAGAGCCTTCATGTTGGTGCTGCTCGGGGTATTCTTGGCAAGCGCCCAGCAGAGTTAGACctggaggacgaagacgaaggtGAGAATACGCCCAAGCGATTGCGGCGTCGCGAGGACAGCCCTGTGAAGAATGTGAGgcttccgcctccgccgAGCAAGGAAGAAACCGTTGGTCGTGCTCGGTCCCCAGCTCGTAAGTCGATGGCATTATCTCCTTCAAAGGTCAGCACAACACCGACACAGGAGCCGAGGGTCCTTGCTCTGGAAAACTCCGCTCAAGATGCATCGAAAGCTGCTTCACCAGACGTTGAGGTTCCAACTGAAGGTGGTGCTGACGACAATCATGAACCTGAATTTGAACCAATCCATTTGCAAGACTTCTTGAATATGACCAACATCCACTTCATGGAACTTACGACCACTAAGAGACGACATACGACGGCACCGGATAGCATCAGCAAAAGGGCAGCTAGATTGTCCTTGGAGGGTGATGGCAAGTCCAGTGCTTCTAACTTTGACGACTGCGTGGCCGCCGGGTTCTGTACCGTGCCAATGTTAGAGTTGTATCAGCAC TCCTGCCGAGAGTTGAAATCATATATCTCCGAAGGTCGCCAAATCATTCGATCCATCGAGACCGAAACCTACGCCGACAACCCACCCCTGTTCCGGGAATATATGGCAGCAGCGCCTGACATCCGTTTGTTAATGGACAACCAGTTCCGGAACGTCAAAACTCACACCAGACTGCTGAGCAAAGCTACATGGTACGAGTGGCGTATGAAGCTTCTTGAGGGTCTTAAGGAGGGCCTAGATCGTCATGTAGAGGAGATGAAAGGGGACGACAATCTCTTGTCGAAACACGAGGCAATCTTGAAGGATGCTATGCCTGCGCTCTCCGCTAAGCATTCGTCGCTAAAGGAAGAAGCCGCCCAGTTGCAGCAGTTAGCGGATGAACTCGAGAACTGTGACCAGGATGAACTCTGGAATGCACGGGGCAAGCTGTCTGACttggaagaggagattgcggcgAAGAGGCAGGTGCTCGAAGAGCTCCAGACGCAGATACAGGACAAGACAGACACGATAGAGACAGGGACAGAGTTGAAAGCAGAAGTCATGGCTCAAATCCAAGAAGCTGAAAGGGTAAAGGAAGAATGCCGTGGATGGAGTGCCAAGGAGATCCGCGAATTGAAGG ACTCTGTCCATCGCATTGAGCAGCGGACTGGATGGTCAATCAgttctgcatcttcttctgagACCGGTCTGGCAGTGACCATGGTTTACCGACACCAATTACAACTCAAGTTCTATCCAGCTTCATTTTACATTGAGGGCGAAAGCAAAGACTCTTTGTCGCAAAAGGAAAACACCCCAATTGAGCTGTGCTACTCTCCTGAGAAAGAAAGTGGACCGAGCCACGCGCGTTCGCTCTCTCCAATCATGTTACTCATTCTCAAATCCCTCCAAAACCACATCGCCACAATCACTCAGTCAGAGCTCACCTCAAAACAGCTTTTACGCTTTGTCTCGAAAGCCTGGGACCTCGCGACaaaggcggaagaagaagcccgcaTGCTTGGATTCCACGGCGTTACCAATCTTCAGCTTTCGGAACTCGAAAAACCCTCCCTCAGAGCCAGGTGCACTCTTCTCGGCACTGTTTCTCCTCCAATCGATTCTACCCCTTTATCAAAGTCACAGAAGCGGAGCAACGAAAACTGCCGAATTGATGTAGACTTTGCGGTAACAACATGCATCGTTGCGAGAGACGACGGGAATGCGCTCGGCGTCCTAGACATTCAAACTGAGGTCATCGCTAGCAAAGTCTACGGCTTCGGAACGGATAATAGCAAGGGGTTgtctgagaaggagatgcGGAGCATTCTGAGCAAGGAGTTGAGAGGGAATGGTAAATCAGGCGTTAAGTTCGGGAGCGGAGTTTGGAGCAAGGCCGTTCAAATGCTTGAGGGGAGGGTATTCTAA
- a CDS encoding 40S ribosomal protein uS17 (transcript_id=CADANIAT00003221), protein MATELTVQSERAFQKQPHIFLNPKTKAKSKKVGQTRRWYKDVGLGFRTPKTAIEGSYIDKKCPFTGMVSIRGRILTGRVVSTKMHRTIIIRREYLHYVPKYNRYEKRHKNLAAHVSPAFRVEEGDWVTVGQCRPLSKTVRFNVLRVLPRTGKAVKAFSKF, encoded by the exons ATGGCCACCGAGTTGACCGTCCAGTCGGAGCGTGCGTTCCAGAAGCAGCCGCacatcttcctcaaccccaagACCAaggcgaagagcaagaaggtcGGCCAGACTCGACGATGGTACAAGGATGTTGGTCTGGGTTTCCGTACCCCCAAGACCGCCATTGAGGGCAGCTACATTG ACAAGAAGTGCCCCTTCACCGGTATGGTCTCTATCCGTGGCCGTATCCTGACCGGCCGTGTCGTCTCCACCAAGATGCACCGtaccatcatcatccgccGTGAATACCTCCACTACGTTCCCAAGTACAACCGTTACGAGAAGCGTCACAAGAACCTTGCTGCCCACGTCTCTCCCGCTTTCCGTGTTGAGGAAGGTGACTGGGTCACCGTCGGCCAGTGCCGCCCCCTCAGCAAGACT GTCCGCTTCAACGTCCTCCGTGTCCTGCCCCGCACCGGCAAGGCCGTCAAGGCTTTCTCCAAGTTCTAA
- a CDS encoding uncharacterized protein (transcript_id=CADANIAT00003222), producing the protein MELNALNLLTKPPRVRWSTEMRTFLCCLIKYFNKDRDAFQAIFNSRFKKELNECGFNEKLPVKWSTLDSQWIDMKKKGDPIWGDVHQSAFDAEAWLSYIEKIEATAISINKHIDRKAEDTVDSLTFTYQLPKPRHQAMSSCSRRRFHPTGPVIPWKYHRRQLFRGETVSGESSGAAGSQQDGAQRFTDQLGERPLCTAGDKLCFWCYAENPSSVSISGPATCVFNAIQKATNGLNAAQLPPLLYRWWNVRSQGLNLENVFVAGMFASLFKGYFAPDTLAEDVFNRLFESHIRRHKDFPSPFISTFMSLLAPVHRGLREKGGATIAIFDTRKLRSKVYSAREFVREQNLKIGRMYNGAGEYAVWGRINNDAIICSFTIDTLSRIADEHPDINRFLQLDLITTHRHNRKGLHKAMTKNAMSLDMEAGATVGKLLSLLDVPQEFCREISRGMAYSWRIKTRYMSWQGFFQGVELGYRGEPVMPTLLTPDATPDSVEPIPFGGFDSDPGMNIVESSDDWGDKSDATLDLQSDEDEQDESSMDETPPPSFRHRRKTVPPRMDLDSSLAQDPNSNPANVVNNGFDREMDDVMESEFTVEEAVDQKQMAIDEFAVDRARVMSVLRGNFLV; encoded by the exons ATGGAGCTGAAtgctctcaacctcctcaccAAGCCGCCGAGGGTGAGATGGTCCACTGAGATGAGAACCTTCCTTTGCTGCCTGATTAAGTATTTCAACAAAGATCGTGATGCATTCCAGGCCATCTTCAACTCGCGTTTTAAGAAGGAGCTTAACGAATGTGGGTTTAATGAGAAACTGCCAGTCAAGTGGTCGACGCTCGATTCACAGTGGATTgacatgaagaagaagggggaTCCCATCTGGGGAGATGTGCATCAGTCCGCATTTGACGCCGAGGCATGGCTGTCATATATTGAAAAAATTGAAGCAACTGCAATCTCAATCAACAAGCATATTGACAGAAAGGCCGAAGACACAGTCGATTCATTGACTTTTACCTACCAGCTCCCAAAGCCTCGGCACCAAGCAATGA GCAGCTGTTCCAGAAGGAGATTTCACCCCACGGGTCCCGTGATTCCCTGGAAATACCA TCGAAGGCAGCTATTCCGAGGAGAGACTGTGTCCGGTGAGTCTTCTGGAGCCGCCGGGTCGCAGCAAGATGGTGCTCAGAGGTTTACAGACCAGCTGGGAGAAAGACCCCTTTGCACTGCTGGGGACAAACTTTGTTTTTGGTGTTATGCCGAAAACCCTAGCAGCGTGAGCATTAGTGGGCCTGCTACTTGCGTTTTTAACGCTATCCAGAAAGCAACCAACGGTTTGAATGCGGCGCAGCTCCCTCCCCTGCTATATCGGTGGTGGAACGTTCGATCACAAGGACTCAATCTGGAGAATGTATTTGTTGCTGGAATGTTTGCCAGTCTTTTCAAGGGCTATTTTGCTCCAGACACGCTTGCAGAAGACGTGTTTAATCGCCTCTTTGAAAGCCACATCCGGCGTCATAAGGATTTCCCGTCTCCTTTCATTTCGACTTTCATGTCCCTCCTTGCACCAGTTCACAGGGGGCTGAGGGAAAAGGGGGGTGCCACCATAGCTATTTTCGACACGAGAAAACTGAGGTCGAAGGTTTACTCTGCCAGAGAGTTTGTCCGCGAACAAAATCTCAAGATAGGAAGGATGTATAATGGTGCGGGCGAGTATGCAGTATGGGGCCGGATCAACAATGACGCTATTATCTGCAGTTTCACTATCGATACCCTATCCCGCATTGCAGATGAGCATCCAGATATTAATCGATTCTTGCAACTTGATCTGATCACAACACATAGGCACAACAGAAAGGGCTTGCACAAAGCCATGACAAAAAACGCCATGTCCTTGGACATGGAGGCTGGTGCTACAGTGGGGAAGCTGCTGTCCCTCTTGGATGTCCCACAGGAGTTCTGCCGAGAAATCAGCAGAGGCATGGCGTACTCGTGGAGAATCAAGACCAGATACATGTCCTGGCAGGGTTTCTTTCAAGGTGTTGAGCTTGGTTACAGGGGTGAACCTGTCATGCCTACGCTGCTCACCCCAGATGCTACACCCGACTCAGTAGAGCCAATCCCATTTGGTGGATTTGACTCAGATCCCGGTATGAATATCGTGGAATCATCTGACGATTGGGGTGATAAGTCTGACGCCACCCTCGATCTTCAgtccgatgaggacgaaCAGGACGAATCTTCCATGGATGAGACTCCACCGCCTTCATTTAGGCACAGAAGGAAGACAGTCCCTCCTCGTATGGATCTCGACTCTTCGTTGGCGCAGGATCCGAATTCAAACCCCGCGAATGTCGTCAATAATGGTTTCGACAGAGAAATGGACGATGTCATGGAGTCTGAGTTTACTGTTGAGGAAGCTGTCGACCAAAAGCAAATGGCAATTGATGAATTCGCCGTGGACAGGGCTCGTGTTATGTCTGTGCTGCGTGGAAATTTTTTAGTCTAG
- a CDS encoding ENTH domain protein (transcript_id=CADANIAT00003223), which yields MAQNFEKSVKGATKVKLAAPKSKYIEHILVATHTGEAGVAEIFRTLHLRVRDSTWTIAFKALIVIHFMIREGQLDATLQYMAENPRKIAVHGLSEVQPQGRNIRRYAQYLLARAKAFEQTKTDYVRSGQGRMKRLTVDKGLLRETEIVQKQIKELLRCDYQLLTDEVENEISLTAFRLLTLDLLTLYSVMNEGTINVLEHYFEMSRPDSERALEIYKTFTAQTEEVVKFLGVARHFESATRLEIPKLKHASTDLTRLLEDDLNDPDFNQRRREYLARKGKSVSSSAFAAASTTGDKPASNSNPTPPRPKTEPSPQTKAAPSNLIDFFDSIEPAQPAQFQQQPQQQGMQFQQTGGFPGQEPAFYPQQTGFQQPQPTGLNQQAPFGGPFAPQTTNQFGQQQVPAPLQATPTGAGFGGYTPQPQAQGFQSQLPPIPQNNVAAFPQQQQSPATLQPQTTNPFRQSMLMSTPTGSAVPPSPLNRQSTNPFAKRLSTANPSFPQSQPSQQPQQPAALQPQRTGTNPFARSSSVPPQQSQSLHPSAAPLRPTPTGSTNPFRQSTLVQQGQGWQTTNGQQGTMGGLEQLETISVFPRPGYS from the exons atggCCCAAAACTTCGAGAAATCGGTAAAAGGGGCTaccaaggtcaag CTTGCGGCCCCCAAATCCAAATACATCGAGCACATCCTGGTGGCTACGCATACGGGCGAAGCTGGAGTGGCAGAGATATTCCGGACACTGCACCTTCGGGTTCGCGATTCGACATGGACAATCGCTTTCAAGGCTCTCATCGTGATCCACTTCATGATCAGGGAGGGCCAGCTGGACGCAACGCTGCAGTATATGGCGGAGAATCCGAGGAAAATCGCTGTCCACGGGCTATCAGAGG TCCAACCGCAAGGCCGCAATATTCGACGATACGCCCAGTACCTCCTCGCTCGCGCAAAAGCATTTGAGCAGACCAAGACCGATTATGTACGGAGCGGCCAGGGCCGCATGAAGCGTCTTACAGTCGACAAGGGCCTACTACGAGAGACAGAAATTGTACAGAAGCAGATCAAGGAGCTCCTGCGATGCGAT TATCAGCTCTTAACCGATGAAGTCGAGAACGAAATCAGCCTGACGGCATTCCGTCTTCTTACTCTGGACCTTTTGACTTTATACTCCGTCATGAACGAGGGCACAATAAACGTTCTAG AACACTATTTTGAAATGTCGCGCCCTGATAGTGAGCGCGCGCTGGAGATTTACAAGACCTTCACCGCGCAAACTGAGGAAGTTGTCAAGTTTTTGGGAGTTGCTCGACATTTCGAGTCGGCCACAAGGCTAGAGATTCCCAAGTTAAAGCACGCTTCCACCGATCTCACACGTCTCCTCGAGGACGACCTGAACGATCCGGATTTCAACCAGCGCCGCAGAGAGTATCTTGCTCGGAAAGGAAAAAGTGTAAGTAGCAGTGCTTTCGCAGCAGCCTCGACCACGGGTGATAAGCCCGCTTCCAACTCAAATCCTACGCCTCCTCGACCCAAGACGGAGCCTAGCCCTCAGACAAAGGCAGCCCCATCAAACCTTATAGACTTCTTTGACTCGATTGAGCCGGCCCAGCCAGCTCAgttccagcagcagccgcagcaacagGGCATGCAATTCCAGCAGACCGGCGGCTTCCCTGGACAAGAGCCTGCTTTCTACCCACAACAGACAGGATTCCAGCAGCCTCAACCCACGGGATTGAACCAGCAGGCGCCATTTGGAGGCCCGTTTGCCCCGCAAACCACCAACCAGTTTGGCCAGCAACAAGTGCCTGCTCCCCTTCAAGCAACCCCGACCGGTGCCGGATTCGGTGGCTACACACCGCAACCCCAGGCTCAAGGGTTCCAGTCGCAGCTTCCCCCGATCCCGCAGAACAATGTCGCTGCATTcccccagcagcaacagtcaCCCGCCACTCTCCAACCGCAGACGACCAATCCTTTTAGGCAGTCCATGTTAATGAGCACGCCGACGGGGTCAGCTGTGCCGCCATCCCCACTGAACCGCCAGAGCACAAACCCGTTCGCGAAACGGCTATCAACAGCGAACCCGTCGTTTCCCCAGAGTCAGCCGTCtcaacagccccagcagccaGCAGCTCTCCAACCCCAGCGGACGGGCACGAACCCTTTCGCTCGAAGTTCGTCTGTCCCACCGCAACAGTCACAAAGCCTGCATCCTTCTGCCGCACCTCTTCGGCCTACACCCACAGGAAGCACAAATCCGTTCCGACAAAGCACACTTGTGCAACAGGGCCAGGGGTGGCAGACGACCAACGGGCAACAAGGCACCATGGGCgggctggagcagctggaaaCGATCTCCGTGTTCCCACGACCGGGATACTCGTGA
- a CDS encoding protein sndB (transcript_id=CADANIAT00003224): MDAKNSLPPPSTAHPPAADRSLPIYPIVSRPAPWAHDSNNTPAVPQTYHHHHYPPPHSLPPPSSALPPPGPGHAPPTSIASEPDATNAVPPVGGDSSRQGSGKPATTKVRKPRKQGNASQGRSTLFWVHNDPQSVAEGTREETLKLIRSHVMSEHNRKKRLETNKRYKSKTWKHLAFQPVETSASSSSTTSTGATASPAELSQQPSRTASRHSPRPGQRSSSSSSDSPTPEDRPINEEPEHADAGPEYSVASEGPVVNYGVQDGSQALAVVPDPSPYTYVGQGTGDPFNTIHTPLSERMYRHLQHFLCKLTRLAYPLQRRYGAKLEAHWASLVSHDPASLHACICVAATNSALESGEFPLTDEKKGSSVLLLDTFHHRGETIRLVNEGLSDPIKAASDELIAAVSVLLTVEIATGDPDYLKIHLAGLRQMVGMRVSFADVADDVRFQISWTDIRVACMSLTKPIFPFVRYARPKNFTITPPTKELESTASSLMSLNQIPGVFGDAMSKIIYDLTDLVWYAEWVKGGPQEQDFDEETECYYNTEVLYVEYALHSDRYTSSGEVKGDATIEGCVRLACLLFHNTAIWDFYPQIAPVFPKPIIALQLALESTIRAGCYHLCRGLLIWLLFVGACSTRLPNQRPFFVNELASAVRLQGIQSWQELRAVLFGYFYVDRCYLGPLRALWDEIQTTPASHQHCING, from the exons ATGGACGCCAAGAactcccttcctcctccctccacGGCCCATCCTCCGGCGGCCGACCGCTCTCTACCCATCTACCCCATCGTCTCCCGGCCTGCTCCCTGGGCTCACGACAGCAATAATACCCCGGCTGTACCCCAGACCTACCATCATCACCATTatccgcctcctcattccCTCCCTCCGCCGTCTTCCGCGCTGCCGCCGCCCGGGCCCGGTCATGCGCCTCCAACGTCGATAGCCTCTGAGCCTGACGCGACCAATGCCGTACCACCAGTTGGCGGCGATTCCAGCCGTCAAGGCTCGGGGAAACCGGCTACAACCAAAGTCCGCAAACCTCGGAAGCAGGGGAATGCATCGCAGGGCCGTTCGACCCTTTTCTGGGTCCATAACGACCCGCAATCGGTCGCGGAGGGCACTCGAGAGGAAACGCTGAAACTCATTCGGTCCCATGTTATGTCCGAGCATAACCGCAAGAAAAGACTCGAGACGAATAAACGATACAAGAGCAAGACTTGGAAGCATCTCGCGTTCCAGCCGGTGGAGACGtccgcttccagctcgtcgACCACCTCTACCGGCGCGACGGCGTCTCCCGCCGAGCTGTCCCAGCAGCCTTCACGTACGGCATCGCGGCACTCTCCGCGTCCTGGTCAAcgttcctcatcctcctcatcagacTCGCCGACTCCAGAAGACCGGCCTATAAATGAAGAGCCGGAGCATGCCGATGCGGGCCCTGAATATTCTGTGGCATCAGAGGGCCCAGTAGTCAATTACGGTGTTCAGGACGGGAGCCAGGCCCTTGCTGTTGTCCCGGATCCGTCGCCATATACATATGTCGGACAAGGGACGGGTGATCCTTTCAATACGATACATACACCACTTTCAGAGCGCATGTACCGGCATCTGCAGCACT TCTTGTGCAAATTGACGCGACTCGCATATCCACTCCAACGTCGGTACGGCGCGAAACTAGAGGCCCATTGGGCTTCCCTTGTTTCGCATGATCCGGCCTCATTGCACGCTTGTATTTGTGTCGCTGCAACGAATTCCGCACTCGAATCCGGCGAGTTCCCATTGACagacgagaagaaagggTCGAGCGTGCTGCTTCTCGACACGTTCCACCACCGCGGTGAGACTATCCGACTAGTCAATGAGGGCTTGTCCGATCCTATCAAGGCCGCTAGCGATGAGCTGATCGCTGCGGTGTCAGTTTTATTGACGGTTGAG ATTGCAACCGGTGACCCAGACTATCTGAAGATCCACCTCGCCGGGCTAAGGCAGATGGTCGGGATGAGAGTCAGTTTTGCAGACGTCGCGGATGATGTCCGATTTCAGATATCATG GACTGATATCCGAGTTGCTTGCATGTCCTTGACCAAACCTATCTTTCCATTCGTCCGCTATGCCCGCCCAAAGAACTTTACCATTACCCCCCCAAcaaaggagctggaatcgACCGCATCCAGCTTGATGAGCTTGAATCAGATACCCGGCGTCTTTGGTGATGCCATGTCCAAAATCATCTACGACCTGACGGATCTCGTCTGGTACGCGGAGTGGGTCAAAGGTGGTCCACAGGAGCAAGACTTTGACGAAGAAACCGAGTGCTACTATAACACGGAGGTGCTTTACGTCGAGTATGCCCTACACAGCGACCGCTATACATCGTCAGGAGAAGTCAAAGGGGACGCAACAATCGAAGGCTGTGTCCGCCTGGCGTGTCTCTTATTCCACAACACCGCCATCTGGGACTTTTACCCGCAGATCGCGCCAGTATTCCCCAAACCGATAATCGCCCTGCAGTTGGCTCTTGAGTCAACCATCCGCGCAGGCTGCTACCACCTCTGCCGCGGCCTGCTGATTTGGCTGCTTTTCGTCGGGGCCTGCAGCACCCGGTTGCCGAACCAGCGGCCATTCTTTGTCAACGAGCTTGCTTCAGCGGTGCGCCTCCAGGGCATCCAGTCGTGGCAGGAGCTCCGCGCCGTCCTGTTCGGCTACTTCTACGTCGACCGGTGCTATCTGGGCCCGTTGAGGGCATTGTGGGACGAAATCCAGACGACGCCGGCTTCGCATCAACATTGTATAAACGGTTGA